The DNA window TCGTCGTCTTCAATGTTTTCCAGATTCGGCTGTCCGTTCTCGTCTTCTGAGTAACGGTAAAGATATACTTCTCCCTCTTCTGATTCGTCATCCGCATCCTCCATCGGAAGGAGAGCGATATATTCCTTATCTCCTGCCGGAAAGATAGTAAGTACGACACACTCCAGCTCTTTCCCGTCATCCAGGGTAAGGGTTACCGTCATCTCCTCCTGGTTGTCCGTCTCTTCCGGAGTCATATTCTTTTTATCTTCCATTTCAACCTCTTTCTTCTGCCCGCTTGGCAGGCAATCATAATAATGGCAATGAAAGCCGTATCAACCATGCTTTTCATCATTTTGCAACTGCAGCTTTTCCCTGCTAATTGTATCCAACTCCACTTTATCAGAGGCCGTAAGAAAAATCAAGGACAATTTCACCTTATTTAGCACCTCCATCCTCTTCCGATGGATTCTGCTGTTCTCTGTCTTCCGGATTCCCGTTTCCGGCCGTCATCTCATTTTCCTCTGCCTCCCCGTTTGAGACCGCTTCTTCCGAATAAGGGTTCTTATATTCGGCCATCCGTTCCAGCGTCCCCGCCGGAACACCCCTCACAAGATGCATTTCCCCTTCCCGGTTCAGCCTGATTACAGTAGACGCCGTCCTGTTAAACAGTATGTAAATGCAGAAGATTGCCTCACTGAATTCCATGACGCAGGCCGTTGTCAGCGTGAAAATAAGGGGATATGGAAGCCAGAAGGACATCTGAAGAATCGAAACGCCTCCCGACACAATGCTGAATCCTCTTAAGCAGAGCATCAGGACGGCGATTCCCTTTCCCGCCTTCAGCATCCATGAATACCACAGGTAAAACACGAATGCGCTGAATATCGTGAACAGCCCCTGCACAACCGACAGGCCGTAAACAATTGTAATCATAAGGTAATAAAGGCCGTAAAGAAC is part of the [Clostridium] symbiosum genome and encodes:
- a CDS encoding DUF1292 domain-containing protein, which codes for MEDKKNMTPEETDNQEEMTVTLTLDDGKELECVVLTIFPAGDKEYIALLPMEDADDESEEGEVYLYRYSEDENGQPNLENIEDDDEYEIVADAFDELLDEQEYDEVVGEDELDD